The following proteins are co-located in the Pochonia chlamydosporia 170 chromosome 6, whole genome shotgun sequence genome:
- a CDS encoding alpha-galactosidase (similar to Magnaporthe oryzae 70-15 XP_003717526.1) — MLSNYLGHSLVAVFLVRVADASFFQDQNSKFPDSTVGRTPALGWNSWNTFKCAGATATNALAVADGFVELGLKDVGYTYVNIDDCWSAKSRTAGQLVPDPDKWPNGIKAVVDKIHEKGLKFGLYGDSGTKTCAGYPGSKGFEFEDAQTLASWGVDYWKYDNCYTPCTSSQASCGGGRPIGNSREWYEPMRNAFLNISRPILFSVCQWGRDNVWTWGANYGNSWRMSSDISPTWDSVAKIARMAGSISQYAGPGGFNDLDMLEIGNGELTVAEQRAHFGIWAIAKSPLILGCDLSKISPKSLAIIKNKGIISINQDPLGKAAGYFIPTGKRPPRSGELYPYWSGLLSDGVVIGLVAANGAETLSVNFTDVPGLGAGAYDWIEYYSGKTGTSTSVSFSLDSHDMAVVKVNTARVITDQTCQHNNDAGRWKSELKPSDRLRELCSSGGGCYRAEKGYMCVTGDLNQCDRAVNSAREWESQHGDWWLWSIVSCGGLRVTITE, encoded by the exons ATGCTGTCAAACTACCTCGGCCACTCTCTTGTTGCAGTTTTCCTGGTTCGGGTCGCCGACGCCAGTTTCTTCCAGGACCAAAATTCCAAATTCCCCGACAGTACGGTTGGGAGAACACCAGCCCTCGGCTGGAATAGCTGG AATACATTCAAATGCGCTGGGGCCACTGCTACAAACGCTCTTGCTGTGGCCGACGGATTTGTAGAACTGGGCCTCAAGGACGTCGGATATACCTACGTGAACATCGATGACTGCTGGTCGGCCAAGAGTCGTACAGCTGGCCAGCTCGTCCCTGACCCTGACAAGTGGCCCAACGGTATCAAGGCAGTTGTCGATAAGATTCACGAGAAGGGCTTGAAGTTTGGGCTGTACGGTGACTCGGGTACTAAAACCTGTGCAGGATACCCTGGCTCTAAGGGGTTCGAATTTGAAGACGCTCAGACTCTGGCAAGCTGGGGCGTAGATTATTGGAAATACGACAACTGTTACACCCCTTGCACTTCTTCGCAGGCTTCCTGCGGGGGGGGACGACCGATTGGTAACTCAAGAGAATGGTACGAGCCGATGCGAAATGCGTTCCTCAATATCTCACGTCCTATCTTATTTTCCGTTTGCCAGTGGGGACGCGACAATGTCTGGACGTGGGGTGCGAACTACGGCAATTCGTGGAGAATGTCTAGCGACATCAGTCCTACCTGGGATTCAGTCGCCAAAATTGCCCGTATGGCCGGGAGCATCTCCCAGTATGCAGGTCCCGGAGGATTCAATGATCTTGACATGTTG GAAATCGGCAATGGCGAACTTACCGTCGCCGAACAGCGGGCTCACTTCGGCATCTgggccattgccaagtcaCCCCTTATCCTCGGCTGCGACCTTTCTAAAATTTCTCCAAAATCCTTGGCTatcatcaagaacaag GGTATCATTTCCATCAACCAAGACCCGCTCGGCAAAGCTGCCGGGTACTTTATTCCCACCGGAAAGAGGCCTCCTCGGTCGGGTGAACTGTACCCATattggtctggtcttctCAGTGACGGTGTCGTCATCGGTCTTGTGGCAGCTAATGGCGCCGAGACTTTGTCCGTTAATTTTACAGACGTCCCGGGTCTTGGGGCAGGGGCCTATGACTGGATTGAGTATTACAGTGGAAAGACTGGCACGAGCACTAGCGTGTCATTCAGCTTAGACAGCCATGATATGGCCGTTGTTAAAGTCAACACCGCTAGGGTTATaacggaccagacatgccAACACAATAATGATGCTGGTAGGTGGAAAAGTGAACTAAAACCCAGTGACCGACTTAGAGAGCTCTGCTCTAGCGGCGGCGGTTGCTATCGAGCCGAAAAAGGCTACATGTGTGTTACTGGTGACCTTAATCAGTGCGACCGCGCCGTTAATTCCGCCAGGGAGTGGGAGAGCCAGCACGGAGATTGGTGGCTTTGGTCTATAGTTAGTTGTGGTGGTCTTAGAGTTACCATCACGGAATAA